Within Deinococcus actinosclerus, the genomic segment AGGGTCTGGCGTTCCACCCGCAGGACGGCGCGGTCCGGGTCGAAGCGGGTGTGCGCGGCGCGGTCCTCGTCGGGTGGCGCGGCGGGGTGATGGTCCAGGCGACCCGTCATGCTGAGGCCCCACGCGAAGCGGATGAACGGCCCGCGCGTGACGGCGGCCTCCACGAGGCGGGGCGCCGTGGCGTTCATGGGTGCGCTGCCCGCGACGGGTTCGTGAACGGCGCGGAAGTCGCGGCCCAGCTTGTCGCGCGGGTCCCAGTGCTGCGGCAGCAGGACGTGCGTGGCGGCCAGCCAGTCCGCGCCGGTGTAGGGGTCGCGGGCAATGAGGGCGAGGTCCTCCTGCGCGTTCAGGCCCAGGAAGTCCAGGGCGTGCAGGGGCTGCACCCCGTCGACCAGCGCGGCGTGCGGGGCGGGGAAGTGCCTGAGGTCGTGCACGGCGTTCCAGCGGGGGTCGAGGGTGGCCTGCCAGCCCAGCAGGTCGTTGCGCAGTCGCGCGCCATCCCAGGTGATCATCCCGCCACTGTCGCGGGCCAGGGTCGCGGCGATGTGGGTCAGCGCCGCCCCTCGCAGGTCCGGGGTCAGGGCGGCCTCACCCATGTACTCGTGGGCAGCGCGGGCGTGCGCGGCGACCTTGCCCGCGATGAATGCGGGGTACGCGTCGTCCAGCGTGAAGGTGTGCCCCTCCGGGCGGGGGTCGTCCAGCCAAGGAATGGGCTGCTGGCCCATGCGGTACAGGCCGGCAGAGACGGCGTACGTCCCGTTCAGGAACGGGCGGTAGAGGGTGGGTGGGGCCACGCCCCGCATTCTGGCAGGACAGCGGTGGGGGCGGCCTGTCGTGTGGATCAGGCCGCCCCCGGTGTCAGAGCCTCAGGCGAGGTTGCCGTTGTTCAGCACGCCCGCCGCGATCAGCACGAGGATCAGTACGCCGACCACGACGCGGTAGATCGCGAAGGGTTTGAAGTTGTTGGTGGACACGAAGCGCAGGAGCCACCCGATGGACAGGTACGCCACCACGAAGCTCACGGCGGCGCCCAGCAGCACGTTCAGCACGCCGATCTCGGCGAGGATGTCGCGGCTCTTGATGAAGTCCAGCAGCGCCGCGCCGCCCAGGGTGGGCACGCCCAGGTAGAAGCTGAACTTCGTGGCGGTGGGCCGGTCCAGACCCAGGATCATGCCGCCCAGGATGGAACTCGCGGAGCGGGAGAACCCGGGCCACAGCAGCGCGAGGCACTGCAGCGTGCCGATCATCAGCGAGCGGCGCACGCCGATCTTCTCGATGGCGTCCACGTTGGGCGTGACGCGGCGCGATTCGATCAGCCACATCAGGATGCCGCCCACGATCAGCGCCCAGGCGACCACGCTGGGACGGAACAGGTACGCCTTGATGGTGTCGCCGAACAGCACCCCCAGGATCACGGCGGGAATGCAGGCCACGACCACGCCCAGCCACAGGTTCTGCTGGGTCTTATCGCGGCCGATGTGGCGGATCTGCAGGAAGTCCTTCCAGTAGTAGGCGAGCACGGCCAGGATCGCGCCGCCCTGGATGACGACCTCGAAGGTGTCCTTGACTTCCTTCGACCACGGCACGCCCATCAGGTTGCCGGTGAGGATCAGGTGCCCGGTGGAGCTGATCGGCAGGAACTCGGTGATCCCCTCGACGATCCCGTAAACGATGGCGTAGAACCAGTCCATAAGGGCCAAGTGTAAGCCCTGTCACGCCCTGCGGCGCGTCCCCCTTTGGATGCACCCCCGTTCCGGGGCAGACTGACCGGCATGAGTCTGGAGGCTGACCTGATCCGCTGGGGGCTGACGCCGGACGGCGCGGCGATCCGCACGCCGGGCAGCGATCTGATGCCCGTGTGCTGGCAGGGCCGGGCGGCGATGATGAAGGTGGCCCGCAGCGCGGAGGAGGTGCGGGGCCACGACCTGATGGTGTGGCTGGACGGGCAGGGCGCGGCCCGTGTGTTCAAACATGGGGGGGAGGCGCTGCTGCTGGAACGCCTGGAGACGACCCCATCGCTGGCGGGCTGGGCGCTGACTGGCCGGGATGACGTGGCGACGCGGGTGCTGTGCGGCGCGGCGGCGGGTGTGCATGCGGCGCGTGTGACTCCCTGGCCGGACCTGCCGGGTCTCCCCCGCTGGTTCGGGTCGCTGGAGGCTGCACAGGGCCGGGGCGAGGGATTTGCGCGGGCCTGGGCCACCGCGCGGCGCCTGCTGGCTGACCAGCGGGACGTGCGTCCGCTGCACGGTGATCTGCATCACGGGAACGTCCTGCGCAGCCCGGAGCGGGGCTGGCTGGTCATCGATCCGAAGGGACTGATCGGGGAGCGGACCTTCGATTTCGCGAACATGCTGTGCAACCCGAATCTGAATCACGCGCTGAGGCCGGAGCGGCTGGCGCGGCAGGCGGCTCTGATCGCCCGGGAGGCCGGGCTGGACCACGCGCGGCTGCTGGGGTGGGTGGGGGCATATGCGGGTCTCTCGGCGGCGTGGCATCTGGAGGACGGTCAGGAGGAGCAGGCGCGGCAGTCGCTGGCGATCTCGGCGCTGGCCCACAGCCTCCTCTGAGCGGCCTGTCCGCCCTGTTCACCCGACCTCCGCTCTCCCCTTCCCGCTCGGGCCTCCCATCGCGTATAATTTCCGTTTGGGTGCCCCCGTGATCCTGCCCTGCGCGCTCGAGCGTCGCGCTGCGGCCTGGCCCCACCACATGCGGAAGGACGTTCTTCCTGACGCGGGGCTGGCACGAGGACGGCAAACTTTTCCCGAACACAACGCTCAGGAGTCACCATGTCGTACATCAGCATGAAACAGCTGCTGGAAGCCGGAGTTCACTTCGGTCACGAAACCAAGCGCTGGAACCCCCGCTTCAAGCGCTTCATCTTCGCCGAGCGCAACGGCATCTTCATCATCGACCTGCAGAAGACCCTCAAGCAGGTCGACCGCAGCTTCGACTTCATCAAGGAACTCTCCGAGCGCGGCGGCGTCATCCTGTTCGTCGGCACGAAGAAGCAGGCGCAGGAGATCGTGGAGCTCGAGGCGCGCCGCACCGGCATGCCCTTCGTCACCAGCCGCTGGCTGGGCGGCATGCTCACGAACTTCAAGACCATGCGCACCCGCATTGACCGCCTGAACGAACTCGACGACCTGTTCGAGTCCGAGCGCGTCAACGACCGCACCAAGGCCGAGCGCATCAAGCTGGCCGCCGAGCGCGAGCGCCTCCAGCGCTTCGTGGGCGGCATCCGCAAGATGACCCGCCTGCCCGACGCGATCTTCGTGGTGGACCCCACCAAGGAAGTCATCGCCGTGCAGGAAGCGAACAAGCTCGGGATTCCCGTGATCGCCCTGGCCGACACCGACAGTGACCCCGATGTCATCGACTACATCGTGCCCGGCAACGACGACGCGATCCGCAGCATCCAGCTGATCACCCACCGCATCGGTGACCTGCTGGTCGAGGCGCGCGGCGGCGGCGAGGACGTCGGCGCGGCCGAAGCCGAGCAGACCGAGGCCACCGAAGCAGCCGAAGCCTAAGCACGGGACCCAGGGGGGACGCGTCCCGGCGCAGGCCGATCAAGGGCGCGCCCCCCTTTTCCCGCGCAGCGCAGCTCCGAACCCGACTCCGAAGCCCGAGATGCGGGCTTCACGCCCACAGGAGGCAACACCATGCTGGAATCGATCAAGAAACTCCGCGAACTGACCGGCGCGGGCATGATGGACGTCAAGAAGGCCCTCGCCGACGCCGACAACAACGAAGAGAAGGCCATCGCCCTGCTGCGCGAGCGCGGCATCGCCAAGGCCGTCAAGAAGGGCGACCGCGAAGCCAAGGAAGGCATCGTGCGCTTCGCCGTGGACGGCAACCGCGCCGCCATCGTCGAAGTGAACAGCGAGACCGACTTCGTGGCCCGCAACAGCGACTTCCAAGCTGTCGTCGAGAAGCTCGCGCAGGCCGCGCTGGCCGCCAAGACCAGCGACCTCGACACCTTCAAGGCGTACACCGTGGACGGCGAGACCGTCGCCGACCTGGTCGCCGCGACCGCCGGCAAGATCGGTGAGAACATCGTCCTGAACAAGGTCGCGTACCTCGAGGGCAGCACCGTCGCCGGCTACGTGCACAGCAACGGCAAGATCGGCGTGCTCGTGGACGTCGAGGGCGGCAGCGAGGCCCAGGCCAAGGACGTCGCCCTGCACGTCGCCGCCGAGCGCCCCCAGTTCCTCACCCGTGACGAAGTGGACTCCAGCGACATCGAAAAAGAGCGCGAGATCCTCACGAACAAGGCGCTGAACGAAGGCAAGCCCCAGCAGATCGTCGAGAAGATCGTCGAGGGCCAGATCGGCAAGTTCTACTCCGAGAAGGTGCTGCCCGAGCAGGCCTTCGTGAAGGACAACAGCCTGACCGTCGCCAAGTACCTGGGCGGCGCGACCGTGAAGCGCTTCGTCCGCTTCGAGATCGGCGCTTAAAGTCCCTCACAGGCCCCCCGCTGCGGGGGCCTTCGCGCGGCGGCCCCCGCGTCACAGCTGGCCGTACCCGTCAGGGGCACCCGGCAGCCGCCCCGCGCGGTTGCCGGTTTCTCCTGCCCCTTCCCGCCCCCCCATTCGTAGAGGTGAAACATGTTCAAGCGTGTCCTGTTGAAATTATCTGGTGAGTTCCTGGCTGGCGAGTCGGGCTTCGGGATCAGCCCCGAGACGACGGCCGCGCTGGCCCGGCGCATCACGGACGCGCTGGACGGCACCGACATCGAACTGTCGATCGTGATCGGCGGCGGGAACCTGTGGCGCGGGGCGCGCAACGGGCAGGGCATGGACCCCGCCACCGCCGACTACATCGGCATGCTGGGCACCGTGATGAACGCCATGGCCCTCCAGGACGCCATGGAGAGCGCCGGGCGGCCCACCCGCGTCATGAGCGCCATCCAGATGGCGGCCGTGGCCGAGCCGTACATCCGCCGCCGCGCGATCCGTCACCTGGAAAAGGGCCGCGTCGTGATCTTCGGCGGGGGGAACGGCGCGCCGTTCTTCACGACCGACACGACAAGCACCCTGCGCGCCCTGGAAGTCGGCGCGGACGTCGTGCTGATGGCGAAGAACAAGGTGGACGGCGTGTACGACAGCGACCCCCGCAAGAACCCGGACGCCAAGTTCATCGAGCAGGCCACGCACCTCCAGGTCGTCGAGCAGCGCCTGGAGGTCATGGACGCCACCGCCCTGACGCTGTGCATGGACAAGGGCCTGCCCATCGTGGTGTTCGACCTGTTCCAGGAGGGCAACCTGCCGCGCCTGTTCCGGGGCGAGCGGGTGGGCACACTCATCCAGAGCTGAGACTGACTTCGGTGGAACGGCTGATTTCAGATGTTCCATCCGAGCGGATGCGAGCAGAAGCAAAACGGGTTCCGGGCGTGGAGTTGGCCACCCGGTGCAGTGCCGGGTAGCCAAAGGAACAGACGGAATCCGTACGACCCCTGAACGGGCACCGGGCGCCCTGATCGCTTAGACTGGCGACACTTTCCCGCAAGGAGACTCACCCATGGCTGACATGAAAACCATCCAGGCCGACACCCGCGAGAAGATGGGCAAGGCCATCGAATCGCTGGAAAATAACCTCTCGGTGCTGCGCACGGGCCGCGCCAACCCCGGCATCCTGAAGAAGATCGTCGTGGACTATTACGGCAGCACCATGCCGATCGATCAGGTGGCGAGCATCACCACGCCCGACGCCCGCACGCTGGTCATCACTCCCTGGGACCGGGGCGCGCTGAACCCGATCGAGAAGGCCATCCGCGACAGCGACCTGGGCCTGAACCCGAACAACAAGGGCGACACGATCTTCATCAGCCTGCCCATGCTGACCGAGGAGCGCCGACGTGACCTCGTGAAGAACGCCAAGAGCTACTCGGAGGACGCCCGCATCGCCGTGCGCAACATCCGCAAGCACGCGCTGGACGAGGTGAAGAAGGTCGAGGGCATCGGCGACGACGAGATCAAGCGCGGCGAGGCCGACGTGCAGAAGATCACCGACGAGTTCATCGCGCGCGTGGATCAGACCTTCCAGAAGAAGGAGCAGGAAATCCTCGGGTGAGGCCCCCCGCCTCCCCTGCCCGTGACCGCCGGTCTCCCCGGCGGCACTTTCCTATGGCCCGCCTGAGCCCGGAGGCCGCGTGGAGTCGCTGAGCAGCCGCGTCCTGACGAGCGTGGTGGGCTTCGCGCTCCTGAGCGTGATCGTGTGGATCGGCTGGGTGGCGCTGCTGCCTGCGCTGATCGTCGTGGCGCTGATGTGCCTGTTTGAGTACATCCGCATGCTCGACCGCAACGACATCGACGTGCGCCGCGTGAGCCTGGGCGTGTTCACTGTGGCGATCATGATCGCCAGCCTGCCGCTGTGGCCGCACGCGCCGTGGCCCGGCGGGTCGTGGCGCGAGGCGGTGCTGACGGTCGCGCTGGGCTACATGCTGGTCGTGGAGGTCATCCGGCCCGGGGAGCGGCCGCTGGAGCGCATCGTGTACTCGATGTTCGGGCTGCTGTACATCCCGTGGCTGATGGGGTACTTCCTGATGCTGCGTTACAGCCCGGACGCCGGGGACGGCCTGCTGTACTTCGCGCTGCCGCTGCTGGCGACCTTCGCGGCGGATATCGGCGGGTACTTCGTGGGGCACTTCTTCGGGCGGCGCAAGCTCGCCCCGGAGGTCAGTCCCGGCAAGACCGTGGAGGGCTCGGTGGGGGGGCTGGCGTTCAGCTTCCTGGTGGTGCTGGCCCTGACGACCTTCACGCACGTGTGGACGCCGTTCGAGGCGCTGCTGTACTCGATCCTGGTCGCCAGCGCCAGTCAGCTGGGCGACCTGTCCGAGAGTCTGCTGAAGCGGGCGCTGAAGACCAAGGACAGTGGCAGCAGCCTGCCCGGGCACGGGGGGTTCCTCGACCGGGTGGACAGCCTGCTGTTCGCGGTGCCCGCCACGTACCTGTTCCTGAACATCAGCGTCTTCACCCGCTGAGGGCAGCGCCAATCGTGCGCGGTCCCGCCGCTTCCGTCCCCCGCGTCGTCTAGCATGCGGGGGATGAGTCTTTCCGAGGGTGCAGGGCGCGGGATCGCGGTGCTGGGCAGTACGGGCAGCATCGGCACGCAGACGCTGGACGTGGCGCGGGAGCGCGGCTGGCGGGTGACGGCGCTGGCGGCCGGGCGCAACGTGGAGTTGCTGGCCGCGCAGGTGCGGGAGTTCCGGCCCGGACTGGTCAGCGTGGACGCGGGTGTGCTGGCGCAGGCACGGGAGGCGCTGCCGGGCGTGCGCGTGATCGCCGACCCGGCCGAGGTGGCGAGTGTGCCGACCGGGGTGGTCGTGAACGCCATGAGCGGCCTGATCGGCCTGTCGCCCACCCGCGCGGCGCTGGAGGGGGGGCAGGCCGTGGCGCTGGCGACGAAGGAGGCGATGGTGACGGCCGCGCACCTGATGTGGGAGGCCGCAGCCGTGGGCGGCGGGCGCGTGGTGCCCATCGATTCCGAGCACACCGGGGTGTTCCAGTGCCTGACGGGTGAGGACATGGCGGACGTGGCCGAGGTGATCCTCACGGCGTCCGGCGGGCCGTTCCGCGAGGGCCCCGCCGACCTGAGCGGCGTGACACCCGAGCAGGCCCTGCGGCACCCGTCGTGGAGCATGGGCCCGAAGGTCACGATCGACAGCGCTACTCTGATGAACAAGGGGCTGGAGGTCATGGAGTGCGCCAGCCTGTACGGCCTGCCGCTGTCGCAGGTGGGCGTGGTGGTGCACCCGCAGAGCCTGATCCACGCGGCGGTGCGCTTCCGCGACGGCAGCCTGAAAGCGCAGTTCGGCCCGACCGACATGCGCCTGCCCATCGCGTACGCCGTGGACGCCGCGCCGACCGGCATGACGCGCCCCGGGGACGTGCGCGGCGCGCGGCGCGGACGCGAGGTGGGCACGCACCTGGGCTGGCCGATGCGCGGCACCTGGGAGTTCCGCGAACCGGACCTGGACCGCTTCCCGTGCCTGGGCCTCGCGTACCGCGCCGGGGAAGCCGGGGGGCTGCTGCCGGTCGCGCTGAACGCCGCCGACGAGGTGGCGGTGGACGCCTTCCTGGCCGGGCAGATCGGCTTCACGGATATCCCCAGGCTGCTGGAACGGGTGCTGGACGACACGCCTGCCGGGACCCTGACCTGGGACACGCTGGCCGAGACGGACGCGTGGGCCCGCACCCGCGCGCAGGAACTCGCCGGCAGCGGGGTACGCGCGTGAGACGGACACCGTCTGTTGCGTTCGCCCTCCGGGAGGTCGCCGAAGGACGAACTCCACGTCCGGTGCCCGTCCTGCTCCCACTCGCATCCGCTCGGATGGCACGGCTGAACCCCGCCGTCCCATCGGAGGCCCTGTGAATGTCGTGCAGGGCATCGCGGCGGCCCTGACGCCGCTGGGGCTGCTGTGGACGGTGCTGATCATCGGCGTGGCGACGTTCCTGCACGAACTGGCGCACTACGCGCTGGCGCGGCGGCAGGGCGTGGCCGTGCACTCGTTCAGTGTCGGCATGGGCCCGGTGCTGCTGCGGCGGCAGTGGCGCGGCACCGAGTGGCGCCTGAGCCTGCTGCCCATCGGCGGGTACGTGGAGATCGACGGCATGGCCCCCGAGGAGGACGGGCAGGGCGGCTACCGGCAGCCCACGCGCGGCTTCGCGGCGCTGCCGGTGTGGGGCAAGGTGGCGATCCTGCTGGCCGGGCCGCTGACGAACCTGCTGCTGGCGATCGGCCTGATGACCGTGTCGTTCAGTTCGCAGGGCGTGGCTGTGCCCGACCGCGCCCGCATCGAGGAGGTCGTGGCCGGCAGCCGCGCGCAGACGCTGGGCTTCCGCGTCGGGGACGTCATCACCGCCATCGACGGGCAGGACATCCCGGAGACCGCGCAGGTCGGCGGGCAGACGGTGGCCGGGTGGGAGGGCGTGCGGGACGTGCTCACGAAAGCCGGGCCGCATACCTTCACGGTGGTGCGCGACGGGCAGCCCCGCGACGTGCGCTTCGACTGGACCCCCACCGTCGGCGGCCAGAAACAGCTGCTGGGCATCCGCTACGCACCGGACGTACAGCCCGTCAGTGTCGGCGCGGCGTTCGTGCGCGCGTGGCAGGTGACCGGTGAGGCCGTCCCGCAGGTCATCAAATCCTTCGCCGGGCTGTTCCAGCGCTTCTTCACCCTGAACTTCACGCGGGACGAGAACGTCAGTGGGCCCATCGGCACCGCCGAGATCGTCTCCCGCGCCGCCGCCGTCAGTCCCTGGGCGCTCGTGCAGGTCGCCATCCTGCTGAACCTGTCCCTGGCGTTCTTCAACCTGATCCCCATTCCCGGCCTGGACGGGGGGCGTATCGTGCTGGCGCTGGTGGGGGCGCTGCGGGGCCGCCCGCTGACCTTCCAGCAGGAGCAGGCGATCAACTTCGCGGGCTTCGCGTTCGTGATGCTCCTCATGGCCTTCGTGGTCGTCCGGGACGTCAGCCGCTTCTTCTGAGTCAGGCGGCAGCGGGGCCACCGGGATGTCCTCCGGTGGCCCCGCTGCCGCAGATCTCGGGTGAGGACAGCCTTCAGGGGGCGACGCGCCGCTCAATGCGGTCGCCCAGCCCGGTCAGGACCTCGTATTCGATGGTGTCCCCCCAGGCGGCGACGTCGGTGACGGTCAGCCCCTGCTGCTGCCAGAGGGTGACGGGATCGCCCACCTGCACGGTCAGGCCGGTGACGTCCACCATGAGCTGATCCATGCAGATGCGGCCCAGGACGGGGCGGCGCTGGCCCGCGACGAGGACCTGGGCGCGGCCAGTGGCGTTGCGGGGGTACCCGTCGGCGTAACCGATGCCGACCGTGGCGACCTGCGTGTCCCGCTGGGCGCGCCACAGGCCGTTATAGCTGACGGTCTCGCCGGTGTGGGCGGTGTGGAGGTGCGTGACCTGCGCGGTGAGGGTCATGACCGGGCGCAGGGGGAGCACGTCGCGCAGGTGTGTGGGGGCGAAGCCGTAGGAGGCGAGGCCGGGCCGGGCGAGGCGCATGCCGGGCAGCGCCCCGAAGGACAGGATGCCGCCGCCGTTGGAAGCGTGGGCCAGCAGGGGCTCGGGCGTGGCGGGCAGGGCGTCCAGCACGGTCTGGAAGCGGCGCAGCTGTTCGTGCGCAAAGCTCAGGTCGGGTTCGTCGGCGGTGGCGAAGTGGGTGTACGCGCCTTCCAGCAGGCCACGTTCCGCGAGGCGGGTGCCGACCCGGATGGCCTCCTCGGGGCGGGCGCCCAGGCGGTTCATGCCGGTGTCCACCTTCAGGTGCGCGCGGGCGTGGGCGGGCAGGGCGTCGGCCTCGGCCAGCGAGGCGACGGGCAGCCGGACGCCCAGGTCGGCCAGGACGGGCACCTCGGCGGGGGCAGGGGGTGTGAGGAGCAGCACGGGCCGCCCGGTGTTCAGCGTGGCGACCTGCGCGGCCTCGCGGGGCGTGGCGACCGCGAGGCCCCACACGTCCGGGTGGCGGGCGGCCAGGGTGACCACCTCGCGCAGCCCGTGCCCGTAGGCGTTGGCCTTGACGGGCAGCAGCAGCGGCACCCCGGCGCGGCGGGACAGGTGGGTGAGGTTGCCGTGCAGGGCAGCTTCGGAGAGGTGGGCGTGGGCGCGGGCGGCGAGGGTCATCGCCCGCGATGCTACCCCCAGGGACCGCCCGGTGGGGATCAGGTGTCCAGCCGGGACGGGCCTGTATGCTTTTTCTCAGCGATGCCCAGCTTACCGATGACTGTCCGTGCCGTTCCCGTCCGCCTCGCTGTCCTGAGTGGCCTGCTGCTGCTCGCCGCGCCCGCCGCCGCGCAGACCGGCGGCACCCTGCCGCTGGTGTCGGTGGGGGACAAGTGGCCGCAGGCGCAGGAGACCTACGTGATCCGCGTGTCCGCGCAGGACGCCGGCAAACCCCTGGGACTGGAGGTCTACTCCCCCACCTTCAACCTCGCGGACTACGTGGATGGCCGCCGCGCCGAGGGGTATTTCGGGGATGAGCTGTACGCGAAGAACGAGCCCTTCGAGACGACCTTCACGCTGTCCGGCCCCGGCGGCACGGTGCTGGAGCGGCGCTTCAGCCTGAACCGCGAGCACACCTGGGACAGCCTGTTCAGCGGCGGCCTGGGTGCCGGGACGTACACCCTGAAGGTCACCAGCAGGGGCAACGGGAAGAACTCGTTCGCGCTGCGCGTGGCGGACCCCTTCCGGCTGGAGACGAGCGACTTCAGCGTGAACGCCCGTTCCACCGACGAGAACGCGCTGCTGGCCGCGCGCGTGAACGTCACCGCCGACTGGGTGGGCAGGACTCTGGGCCTGCTGAACTACGACGTGGACGGCGCGCAGGAGGCCGAGATCTGGGCGGTGCAGCCCGGCGGGGCGCGCGTGAACCTCACGCCCAGCGAGAACGGCCGCACGGCCACCGACGCGTTCCGCATCACGCCCGAGCTGGTGGGCGAGTGGCAGCTGTACATCCGGGTGCTCAGGACCACGAAGCAGTACAGCAACGCGATCCGCTTCTCGTTCCGCCTGAACGACCAGCCCATCACGGGCAGCGTGGGGGGCTTCGTGGTGCCGGGCGGCGCCAAGATCGCCAACCAGCTGCTGGTGGACGTCGTGGACCCGCAGGGCCGCCCGATTCCCGGCGCGTCGTACGCGCTGGTCGGGGACGCGGTGGTGCGCCCGGTGCTGCCCGGCGGGTACGTGCCCGTCAGCAGCACCCTGATCCAGGGCACGGGCAACATCGTCTCGCCCACCGAGGTGCGCTACCAGCCGGGCTTCACGAAGATCCGCTTCGTGGCCCGCCCGCCACAGGGGCAGCTCCAGGTGGAGGCGGTGGCGCTGTACGCCGGGCAGCGCATCCCGCTGACGGGCGTGCCGTTCCAGGTGGGCGGGCAGACGCTGAGCACGCCCACGACGGTGCCGCTCGCGCCGGGCGACTACCCGGTCACCCCGACGGCGGTGCCGGGCAGCACGGTCACGCCGCCCCCGGCAGGCCGCGTGACCGACAGCGGCACCGAGCGCGTGACCATCGAGTACCGCGTGCTGACGGACGTGACGCTGGTCACCTCGCCGGACATCCTGAACGTCTGCGACGTGACGCAGCTGACGGCGCTGGCGAAGACGGACTTCCCGTACCGCCTGCCCGGCAAGCTCAGCCTGAACCTGCCGACCGGCTGGACGACCGACTATCCGCTGGAGGCGAACGGCGACTTCAGTCAGGGACTGCCGCTGCGGCTGAAGGTGCCGGTGCGGGTGTGCCGCAGTGACACCGCCGAGGCGGTGCTCGACCCGGTGGGGCTGCGCACGACCGGGCAGGCGCGGGTACGCAACCCGGGCGGCGCGAACGTGACCCGTAACGTGCAGGGCGGCGCGCGCGCCAGCCTGTCCAAGGCGGTGGAGGCCGCCCCGCAGGGCCAGGGGTACGTGGTGACGCTGGTGTTCACGGTGGACAGCACCCTGGAGAACGTGCGGCTGATCGACCCCCTCCCGGCCGCCGGGGCGCAGCCGGCGGTGCGCGGCCCGCTGCAGGTGCAGGGGCCCAGCCTCGCGAACCTGAACCCGCGCCTGGAGGGCGACGCGATCGTGCTCACGCGGGTGATTCCCGGCACCTACACGCTGTCGTACACGCTGCTCACGGATCAGCCGGCCGACCGGGTGGTCACGGCCCCGGATCTCGGCTGGTAGGCCGCCGCGGGGCGCGGGCTAGCGCGCGGGGGTGAACGGCCCGTGAGTCAGGTGTTCACCCTTCCCGGGGGCTTCTCAGGTACACTCCTCTCATGAAGCGATTTGCGCTGTGCCTGCCGCTGCTGCTGGCGGCCTGTGGGTTCTCACCGGCGGTGCCGCCGTCGGTGGGCGACCTGCTGAGTGCCCCGACGGCGCTGAACGTGGGCGGGCAGGTCGTGACGCTGGACTCGGCGTCCGCCAGTGGCGCGGGCGGCTTCGGCGTGAAGGTGCGCCTGAACTCACGGGACGCCCTGCCGGCCCTGCGGCTGGACGGGGTGTTCGTGGTGAGCGGCACGGACCTGTGGAAGTCCCCGCTGCGCGCATCGGGCGCGCAGGGCAGTGCGTTCGGCCGGTCCGGTGCGGGCGTGCAGCCGGGCGAGACCGTGCAGGTCGTGGTGCGCCTGCGGGACGCGCAGGGCCGCCCCCTGTGGCTGCGCGACGGCGAGACCCGCGTGGGCACCGCCCCCTGACCAGGAAGCAGTGAGCGCGGCCCGGACAGCTCATCCGGGCCGCGCTTCCTTGTGTGGTCAGCCGGGCGTGACCACGCCGTCACGCACGCTGAGGTGATGGTCGGCCTGCGCGGCGATGTCGCGGTCGTGGGTGATCAGCACGACCGTACGGCCTGCGTCGGCCGCGCCGCGCAGCAGCGCCAGGATGCGTTCGCCGGTGCGGGTGTCGAGGTTCCCGGTGGGTTCGTCGGCCAGCAGCACGCCCGGATTTCCGGCCAGTGCGCGGGCGATGGCGACGCGCTGCGCCTCCCCGCCGGACAGCTGGCTGGGCAGGTGGTCGGCGCGGCGCTCCAGGCCGACGAGGGCCAGCAGTTCGCGGGCGCGGGCCTGCCGCTCGCGGGGGGCAGGCCCGCCAGGGTCAGGGGGAATTCGACGTTCTCCTGCGCGTTGAGGATGCTCACGAGGTTGTGGTTCTGGAACACGAAACCGTAGTGCCGCAGCCTGAGGTCGGCGCGGCTGGTCTCACTCAGGGCGGTGAGGTCGGTGTCGCCGACCTGCACGTGGCCGGTGGTGGGCGTGTCGAAGCCCGCCAGGAGGTTCAGCAGGGTGCTCTTGCCGCTGCCCGAGGGCCCGACGACGGCAGTCAGGCCGGGCGGGAAGGCGTGCGTGAAGGGCGCCAGCGCCTGCACCTGTCCGTCCCCGCTGGGGTACACGCGCGACAGGTTGTGAACACTGAGGGTGGGCGTAATGGCCGCAGTGCTGGCTGGCGTG encodes:
- the frr gene encoding ribosome recycling factor, translating into MADMKTIQADTREKMGKAIESLENNLSVLRTGRANPGILKKIVVDYYGSTMPIDQVASITTPDARTLVITPWDRGALNPIEKAIRDSDLGLNPNNKGDTIFISLPMLTEERRRDLVKNAKSYSEDARIAVRNIRKHALDEVKKVEGIGDDEIKRGEADVQKITDEFIARVDQTFQKKEQEILG
- a CDS encoding phosphatidate cytidylyltransferase yields the protein MESLSSRVLTSVVGFALLSVIVWIGWVALLPALIVVALMCLFEYIRMLDRNDIDVRRVSLGVFTVAIMIASLPLWPHAPWPGGSWREAVLTVALGYMLVVEVIRPGERPLERIVYSMFGLLYIPWLMGYFLMLRYSPDAGDGLLYFALPLLATFAADIGGYFVGHFFGRRKLAPEVSPGKTVEGSVGGLAFSFLVVLALTTFTHVWTPFEALLYSILVASASQLGDLSESLLKRALKTKDSGSSLPGHGGFLDRVDSLLFAVPATYLFLNISVFTR
- the dxr gene encoding 1-deoxy-D-xylulose-5-phosphate reductoisomerase, whose translation is MSLSEGAGRGIAVLGSTGSIGTQTLDVARERGWRVTALAAGRNVELLAAQVREFRPGLVSVDAGVLAQAREALPGVRVIADPAEVASVPTGVVVNAMSGLIGLSPTRAALEGGQAVALATKEAMVTAAHLMWEAAAVGGGRVVPIDSEHTGVFQCLTGEDMADVAEVILTASGGPFREGPADLSGVTPEQALRHPSWSMGPKVTIDSATLMNKGLEVMECASLYGLPLSQVGVVVHPQSLIHAAVRFRDGSLKAQFGPTDMRLPIAYAVDAAPTGMTRPGDVRGARRGREVGTHLGWPMRGTWEFREPDLDRFPCLGLAYRAGEAGGLLPVALNAADEVAVDAFLAGQIGFTDIPRLLERVLDDTPAGTLTWDTLAETDAWARTRAQELAGSGVRA
- a CDS encoding M50 family metallopeptidase, translating into MNVVQGIAAALTPLGLLWTVLIIGVATFLHELAHYALARRQGVAVHSFSVGMGPVLLRRQWRGTEWRLSLLPIGGYVEIDGMAPEEDGQGGYRQPTRGFAALPVWGKVAILLAGPLTNLLLAIGLMTVSFSSQGVAVPDRARIEEVVAGSRAQTLGFRVGDVITAIDGQDIPETAQVGGQTVAGWEGVRDVLTKAGPHTFTVVRDGQPRDVRFDWTPTVGGQKQLLGIRYAPDVQPVSVGAAFVRAWQVTGEAVPQVIKSFAGLFQRFFTLNFTRDENVSGPIGTAEIVSRAAAVSPWALVQVAILLNLSLAFFNLIPIPGLDGGRIVLALVGALRGRPLTFQQEQAINFAGFAFVMLLMAFVVVRDVSRFF
- the alr gene encoding alanine racemase, which encodes MTLAARAHAHLSEAALHGNLTHLSRRAGVPLLLPVKANAYGHGLREVVTLAARHPDVWGLAVATPREAAQVATLNTGRPVLLLTPPAPAEVPVLADLGVRLPVASLAEADALPAHARAHLKVDTGMNRLGARPEEAIRVGTRLAERGLLEGAYTHFATADEPDLSFAHEQLRRFQTVLDALPATPEPLLAHASNGGGILSFGALPGMRLARPGLASYGFAPTHLRDVLPLRPVMTLTAQVTHLHTAHTGETVSYNGLWRAQRDTQVATVGIGYADGYPRNATGRAQVLVAGQRRPVLGRICMDQLMVDVTGLTVQVGDPVTLWQQQGLTVTDVAAWGDTIEYEVLTGLGDRIERRVAP